GGCAACTTCATTCGAACGGCGCGCGATAGCCGCCTTCAATTCGGCCAATGACTCGACAACCTCGGTCCGTTCATAGGTTTTTAGACGCGCCGTATTGGCAAGATCGATTGGCCGGGGGTAAACTTTCACCATGCCACCCGGAGCCATTGTTTCAAGCTCAGGCGCCGTGTCACAGGCAAAAACAATGGATGGAACGAGGCATTTGCCCGCCTGCGCATATACATTTGTAGGAAGTGAATCTGAAATTCCGACAACGCATTTTGCTACCGTATTCGATGTTGCGGGGGCAATAACCGCCGTGTGATACACGCCGTTATAAAAGCCTCCCACAGGCACTGAACTTGCCGTCTTGTCGTGCAAAACCCGTGTCGTCTCAGCAAAATCGAGCTTCAATCCATACATGCGCAGCACTTCGTTGGCGGCTTTTGAAACAAACACATCACAATGTTCGAGCGTTCTTATCAACTCAAAACTTTCCACAAAAAAATGACCGGAGCCAGTCAATGCCCAAGCCCATCGCGGCGTATGCAGTCGTGTCATTGCCCACCCATCGCTTCGAAATGTCTCGCGCCTGTCATCACGCGTCCCGGAACGGCTGCCAAGGGTAAATCCAGCAGATTCAATATAGCTGGCCCCACCATGTGAAGACTCGTGTCATTTGCCAGCATGTCCGGCAGCATTCTGTCGACAATACCCGCATCAACCAGCTCTGTGACCGACGAATAGAACTGGTACTCGTCGGTCTGCTTTATCAGCAATACAGCCTGACTCTGCAATTGTTTGGCAAGCCACGCGCTTAAACTATCCGACGTAATATCCCATGACATGGGAATGTCCGGCGCGCCTATGGTCATCGATGAGGGCAACCAAACGGGGACAGAACCCGCGTCAAGCGCGTTGCTGATTTCCGCAATCGACCGCACGATCTGTAAGCATTCGTGATGGTCGGCAATGGCAATGCCAAACTGATCCATGGCGAGGATTGCCATTGCATGTGCAGCTTCGTCTGAATAGCCAAGACGCCCCTGCGAAGCCCGGATCTGGTCCGCAAAGGGCCCACCTCCGGGCACGATGATCAGAGGGAACGTTGCGCTGGCCAGCACATTGATCCAGCGATGCATTTCTCCGTGACCCGCCGTACTTCCTCCAAGCTTTACGACAAGTGGTGTCATGAAGACTTTCGGCCTCCATGCACCTGCGTGAAGCGCAGCTTGGCAGAGTTCTTGACTTCGCGTGTTCGCTCGATCTCAACGCCTACGCCACCGGGGCCTATCTCCAGTTTCTCAGCGCGAACGAAAACGCGGACCACCCGGGGATTTTTCAGTACGAACGCGGCTACTTGTTCCGCCAGCGTCTCTGCAAGCTCCACATGACCCTCGGCAACGATGGCACGGATGCCATCCATTATCAGATCGTACGAAACCACATGCCGCATATCTTCGGGATTGCGTGTCACCCGCAAAACCTCAGCGACAACGTCGAAACGCACCTTTTGGGTTTTGCCATGTTCAAAACTATAAGCCCCTATGTAGACAGGGAGAACAAAATCGCGGACAAAAATCTTGTCTGTGCCCAGTCCCGCTTCCTCCGGTTCCGGAAAATAGCCCCGCGCGGCAAGCAATTTATAATCTACGCTCGCCGGCCCTCCCTCTTCCAGAACTTCGGGAATGAGACCGCGTATCTTTGCCGTTGCCTGTGCATCAATGGATGACCTTCGGTTAAGATCAACACAGAGCGCTCCACGAAAACCCATAAAATCCGGATCATAGGTCAGCAGTCGCGAAACATCCGGCGCTTCGAGCGATCCGGCAACGCCAACCATTAACCCATGGGACTGACCACTCCCGATAAATTTTCCAATTTGATCGGGAGACATATGATTGAGCAATCGGCCTTTGGATTTATCTGCAGTGTCGATCATAAGGCCGAAAAACCCCCAAACCGACAAGCGTTCGAATAGAGTTTCGCTGTAAGATTTCCAGTTGTCGGCAAAGATAACTGCAATCAATTTATTGTGTGAAGCAAGCGGCCTGAGTGCCTCTATACAAACATCCAACTGCTCTGATGGAAATAAGCCAATCTTGATGTAATCCAGACCAGCCGAAGCAAATTCCTCTACTCTTCGGCGGATGGTCTCCGGATGCATCGGAAGATCGCCGCAAGCTGCACTTATGGGGCGCCGTCCCGCTATAAAGCCCTTGACTTTCAATATCTTAGACAGATCAACGGCACCTAGCGCTCCATTGTCAGGATCTTTCATGTCAATGATATCTGCGCCATTTTGGAAGACGATTTCCGCTTCCTCACGGTTCTGGACACTTGCCAGCATTTTTGTCATTGGCTTGCCCCCGCACAAAAATCAGAAACCTTGCCTTGCATGCAAGAAAAGCTGAGCCGAAGGGTTGAGATTATGGAGCGTTTGTTTAAAAACACTATGGGCACCTCTGTTCTTAACCCACCGCCATTTCTTGAATGGCGGCAGTATGAATGGTTTGGTCATGAAGAGTACGGTGCCAAATACTCTCACGTTTTTATTCGGCTTTTTTTTGCTGTTCGTCAACGTGTCTGAGCTATCGGCGCAGCAATCAAAGACAAATCAAACAGCAAAGCCAATTGTCGATATCAGAATCGGCTATCTCCGTGCCTACGAACCCCAATTGGCACTTTCCGTCCTGGATATCCCTCCGCGCGATGAAGGCGTCGCCGGTGCAAATGTTGCGATCAACGACAACAACACAACAGGAAAATTTCTCGGTCAGCAATTCACGCTGGACATCACGGAAACAAAGTTCGACGCTGATTTGACGTCAGCTTTCAAGGAAATGGTTGCACGCGGCGACCGGTTCATCCTGACAGATGTTTCTGCCAAACAATTGCTGGCAATAGCGGATCTGGCAAAGGATGCTGGAGTGCTGCTTTTTAACGTTGGTTCGACCGACGATGTTTTACGTGAAGAGGAATGCCGGTCGAATATCTTTCACACGGCGCCCACACGCAGCATGCTGGCCGACGGCCTGGCGCAGTACCTCGTTTGGAAACAATGGCGCAAATGGGTATTGCTTTATGGTTCCCATGATAACGACAAGCTCTACGCTGACGCCATCAGACGTGCCGCAACGCGCTTTGGAGCTACAATCGTAGAAGAGCGTCTCTATGAAGACAACGGTACAGCACGAAGGACTGACAGTGGTGTGGTTCTCGTCCAGCAGCAGATGCCGGTCTTTACCCAGAACCTGCCTGAACATGATGTCGTCATTGTTGCCGATGAAAGCGAAGTGTTCGGCAGCTACGTTCCCTACAGAACATGGACTCCCCGCCCGGTAGCGGGAACGGCTGGTCTGGTGGCCTCCAGCTGGCACCCGGCGAGCGAACAGTGGGGCGGCGTACAAATCCAGAACCGTTTTGCCAAAACCACTGGCCGGCGGATGCTATCCAAGGACATGCAGGCATGGACGGCCGTGCGTATCCTCGGGGAAGCAGTAACCCGGGCGAAGAGTGCCGAGACGAAACAGGTCGAGGACTATATCAAATCGGATGAGTTTTCGATCGCCGCCTTCAAGGGTCAGAAGCTCAGTTTCCGCAATTGGAACTGGCAGTTGCGGCAGCCGATCCTGATCGGTGATGGGCACAGCGTCGTTTCAACATCACCGCAAACGGGCTTTCTGCATCAATTCTCGGAACTCGATACTTTGGGCGTCGACAGACCGGAGACCAAGTGCAAGCTCAAATAAAATATGGATAAATGGGAGGAATAAGATGCGACACCACATGTGCCTGCTTGCTGCGACGGTAGCGCTGCCGTTTCTTGCGCAACCCAGCTGGGCGAATATGGTCTATGTTTCCAACGAAAAAGGCAATTCGGTAACTGTGGTAGACTCGAAGACCATGGAAGTGGTGAAGACCATCGATGTCGGGCAAAGACCCCGCGGCATCACGATCTCTCCTGATGGAAAAATAGTTTACGTTTGCGCCAGTGACGACGATACCGTGCAGATGATCGACACCAGCACGGGCGAAATCATAGGCTCATTGCCCTCTGGCCCCGATCCCGAGCTTTTCACATTATCTCCGGATGGAAAGACCCTCTACATCGCCAACGAGGACGATAATCTGGTTACCGTGATCGATGTGGAATCAAAAGGCGTCATTGCCGAAATCCCGGTTGGTGTGGAGCCGGAGGGCATGGGAGTGAGCCCTGACGGCAAAACGATCGTCAATACCTCCGAGACGACAAATATGGCCCATTTCATCGATACGTCCACACACGAGATCACCGATAATGTGCTCGTTGATTCACGCCCACGTTACGCGCAGTTCAAACCGGATGGCTCGGAAGTATGGGTGTCCGCAGAGATAGGCGGCACCGTCTCGGTCATCGACAACAAGACCCGTACGGTCACGCACAAAATCACGTTCGAAATTCAGGGCCTGCGTTCCGAGCAAATCCAGCCTGTCGGCATACGCATCAGCGCTGACGGCAAGAAAGCCTATATTGCACTTGGGCCTGCCAACCGCGTTGCCGTCGTCAACACAGAAACCTACAAAGTTGAAAAATATGTTCTGGTGGGGCAACGGGTCTGGCAACTTGCCTTCATGCCCGATGGCAAAAGTATCATCAGCACCAATGGTCTTTCCAACGACATCACATTCATCGACACGGAAACGGATGAACCGATCAAATCGGTGACTGTTGGCCAGTTGCCATGGGGCGTAGCGGTCTCACCCAACTAACCAGAACACTCGACAAAGGGAGGAACTACATGTCGACTTTTAGAACATTTGCACTTGCCGGATTTCTCAGTCTGGCGCTCGTCCCGTCCTTTGCTTTCGCACAGGCGGATGACGACGATGATAAAGCAGCCCCTGAAGCAAAAGGTTCAGCCGCGGCCAAGACGCCCGCAGTCACCCGCGCCAGCAAGAACGTACCGGAACTGATCCTTGGCTCCAAAGACGATGAATTCACCGTAAACCAGAAAGATTTCGAGCTGGTTGCGGGGCAGGGATATCGCTGGAAGATTACCTCAGCGGCGGGTCTGGAATACAAGTTCGCTACTGACCTCTTTCGTAATGTCTGGATGAACCAGATCGTCATCAACGATCTTGAAGTGCATATGAATGGTGCCCCGGCATGGCTGGAATTTGATTCTCCCGGCACAATCAATGTCCAGTTCACTGCGGTACGCCCCGGCAAGTATACCTGGTCTGTACCTGATCTGGCCGACAAGGGTATGAAGGGAACGATTACGATCAAATAGGTGTCGGCGTCTGCTAAACTGACAATGGAATTGGGTAGCAAGGGGTGGAGCTTGATGGGTCCAAATGCCGGATTGAAGACTGTCCATGACAGATCATTGCCCGACGCGAATGTACCGGCGCTGGAGCTTACTTCGGTAAGCTATTCCTATGGCAGGCGGCAGGCGCTGGACAACATTTCATTCTCAATAGCACCCGGCCGTTTTGCAGTGCTTTTGGGTTTGAACGGCGCAGGCAAGACAACGCTGTTTTCCTTGATCAGCCATCTGTTCGCGACCCGCAATGGTCATATCCATGTATTCGGCAATGACATTGACCGGAAATCCGGAGAGGCTTTGCGGCGCCTTGGCATTGTCTTTCAGGCCCGGACTCTTGATCTCGATCTGTCGGTACATCAAAATTTGGCCTACCACGCGTCGCTGCACGGAATCGGATCACGCGAAGCCAACACGCGTATCCACGATTTGATGCAATCAATCGACATGAGCGACCGCCTGCACGAAAAAGCCCGGAGTCTCTCAGGCGGTCAAATCAGACGCGTTGAAATCGTTCGCGCCCTGTTGCATCAGCCTTCGTTGCTGTTGTTGGATGAGGCTACAGTCGGCCTTGATATCAAGTCGCGGGCTACCATCCTTGGCGATATCCGTACATTGGTGGAGCAGAAAGGGATTAGTGTCCTGTGGGCAACGCATCTGATTGACGAAGTCAATCATGCCGATCAAGTCATTGTCATCAATCAAGGCAAACTCGTCGCCAACGGCACCACCCACGATGTCGTCAAAGACGCAGGTGCTGATACTATCAATGAAGCATTCTCACGGCTCACGGGCATAGTTTCCCTCAACGTCGGAGGTCATCTATGACGGATATTTCGGGCAACATCTCGATCCGCACCGGATATAGCCGCTTTGGCCTAATGCAGTATCTCGTTTGCCTCAAAGGTATTCTTATTCGGGAAGGACTTCGTTACCTCCACCAGCGTGAGCGCTTCATCTCATCCCTTGTACGGCCACTGCTCTGGCTCTTCATCTTCGCAGCGGGCTTTCGTCAGGTTCTTGGCGTATCGATCATTCCGCCTTATCAGACCTATGTGCTTTATGAGGTTTACATCACGCCGGGACTGTGCGGAATGATCCTGTTGTTCAGCGGCATGCAATCCTCTCTCTCGATGGTTTACGATCGGGAAATGGGCAATATGCGCACGCTGCTGGTGAGCCCATTTCCACGCTGGTTCCTGCTCATATCCAAGCTGCTCGCCGGTGTCGCCGTCTCGATTGTTCAGGTCTACGCATTCTTGTTCATCGCGTGGTTCTGGGGAGTGAAAGCGCCGCCAGCCGGTTATCTCTTGACGCTGCCAGCACTCTTTCTTGCAGGTATGATGCTGGGGGCCCTCGGCATGTTGCTTTCCTCAATGATCAAACAATTGGAAAACTTTGCAGGAATCATGAATTTCGTGATCTTCCCGATGTATTTTGCCTCCTCCGCGCTTTACCCGCTCTGGCGCGTACAGGAAGCAAGCCCCCTGCTCTACAAGATATGTCTGCTCAATCCCTTTACCTACGCTGTCGAACTGGTGCGGTTCGCCTTTTACGGGAAGATTGAGTGGATGTCCTTCATCGTCGTCTGCGGGTTCACTCTGGTTTTCATTACCGGTGCCATTATCGCGTATGATCCGTCGAGAGGCCTCGTCATCAAGAAGCAAGAAGGAGGAAACAATTGAGAGGGTCCCGGGTTATCGCCACCAGTATTCTCCTCTATGCCGCTTCGCTCGCAGCGTCATTCGGCGCAGCACAAAATGACCCAACCTGGCCATGCGTTCAGCGCAAAGTGCCCGAATTGTCGGTTGGCCAGGTTTGGAGCGGTCCGGATATTCCTGAAACCGCAAAAAGCTGGGATGACGATACAGCAATCCATGCTCTGGTCGATGAATTGGCAGCGCGGCGCAATCCATTGGATGTCGCGCAAAAGAGAATCGTGGAGTTTGCCGGTAGCCTGCCGAAGGACGAGTTGAATGACAAGATGCTGCTGCTGTTCCAAGGCTTGTTTGACACACTGAACCGCGAACGCGAACAGGTGATTTCAGGAATTTCGCGTTATGCCGGCAAGCAACGTCAAATGGCTGACGATCTGCGCAAGGAAGCTTCCAGGGTCGACGCAATGCGCGCCAAAGCGGATACCGATCCGGATGATCTCGACCGGGCCAACGAACGACTGACCTGGGAAACCCGCGTCTTTGAAGAACGGGTACAATCACTGACTTATGTTTGTGAAGTACCGACAATCATCGAACAGCGGCTTTATGGCCTGTCAAAGACCATCGAGCAATCGATGCCTAAGAAATAGCGTTCAAACGGAGGTCTCTACCTCCTTACCAATACGACGATAGATGAATGCATCCGATGTAGCCGTCTCTATTGCTTCACCAATCAGCGCGGCCATCCGTTCATGCAAAGGCGACTTGATACAGGCTGGATCAGTCGCGGCTGCATCACCCGCAATTGCCATCGCCTGACATCGGCAGCCACCCCAATCGATCTCCTGCCGGTCGCAACTGCGGCATGGCTCCCGCATCCAGTCGGTACCGCGAAACGCATTAAATGCGGAAGATTCGTGCCATATGCGACTGAGATTCCAATCGCCGAAACGTTCAAAATGCAGCGATTTGATCGTCGCAGCGGCATGGCAGGGCAAAACCGTTCCATCGGGTGCAACCATGAAGGCATCCCTCGCCCATCCCCCCATGCACGGTTTGGGATAGATGGCAAAATAATCAGGTGTGACGAAATCAATCGTCATGATGCCCCGAAGCCGTTCCTGCGCCTCCCCGACAATCTGTACTTGACGCTCCACCGCGTCGCGTTCCGGCATCAAAGCCTTACGATTGAGGAGCGCCCAACCGGCATATTGTACATTGGCGATCTCAAGCCGCTCTGCACCAAGGGAAAGCGCCAATTCGATAAAATCAGGAACCTCCTCCATATTATGCCGGTGGATCGGTGCATTGATTGTCAGCGGCAAGCCCGCAGCGCGAACCCGTCTGGCCGTTTCCAGCTTCTTTTCGTGTGCCCCGCGCGCATGACCGATTTTCTCAGTAGTCGCGGCAACAGCGCCCTGAAAACTCAACTGGATATGATCAAGCCCCGCATCGGCGAGTGCCTCGATACGTCCTTCGGCAATCCCTACCCCGGCAGTAATGAGATTTGTATAGACACCACGCCCGGCGAGACTGGCAACAAGCTCGCTCAAATCCGTCCGTAAAGTTGGTTCACCGCCAGACAGATGCACCTGAAGTACACCAAGGTCTGCCGCCTGTTCGAATAGCGCGATCCAGGCTGCGGTATCCATTTCCCGATTTGCCTTCAGGAGCTCAACAGGGTTCGAGCAATAGGCACATTGTAGCGGGCAGCGGTGCGTCAATTCTGCCAGCATGCCAATCGGAGGAAGCACAGGGTCTGTCATAGCGTCACCAGGAACTTGTCGGACCATTCTTGCAGGAAGGCGCTAACGTCGGGTGCAATTTCTTCCCGATCCGCCGCATATTGATCGGCGAGAGATGTTATCAGCTGCGCAACCGTAAGGCGGCCGTCACAGAGCCGTAAAATGTCGAGGCTGACTTCATTTGGCCAGAATACTTTTTCCGGCGACAACAATGCCCAATCCTCGCGCACTCCATCATATTGCAATCGCACATGTGGCCTTAGCATGGGCCGCGATTGCATCGACACGATGGCACGGGAGCGGGTTGTTTCAATCATGCGGGCTCCGGCACGAAGGCACCGGGCGGTATATTGCCCTTTTCTCCGTAAGCATGAGCCAGCGCATCAAGCATGGCCCAGAGCACGTCACATTTGAAGACGAGCGAGTTGATCACCGCCTGCTGCTTTTCAGCATTATTGGCGTGTTTCATCACATAGGCGAGGGCGAAATCGGAATCGCGAGAGGCGAGTGCCGGTCGTTTGTCGAAATAGGCAAGTATATCCTTGGTCACGTACTCATATTTCGCCAGCATCGCCGGAACACGTTCGCTGATAATGACCGGAGAGAACAGCTCGGTCAGCGATGATGCAACCGCTTCGAGCAATGTGCGGTTTGTGCAATAGGTGAGGTAAGCGCCGACGGCAAAGCGAGTGGCTGGCAGTACGAGCTTTTCGCTTTTCACCATATCTGCATCAAGCCCCAGACCGGTGGCCAGCTTGAGCCAGCGCGCGATACCGCCATTCCAGCCATCGTCACCGTCATGGTCTTCTATACGCTTGCGCCATTCGGCGCGAAACTCCGGGTTCTCCGAGCGCATGATGATGGCAGCATCCTTGCGCGGGATGACCGACTGGTAGGAATAGCGGTTAAGCGCCCAGGCCTGCATTTGCCCCTTGGTCAGGGCTCCGCTTGTCATCTGGTGATGCAGGGGATGACGATTGTGATAGCGTGCAGCACCTACAGCGCGCAGGACCTCTTCAAGCTGTGCCGGGGACAATCCATTGCGTGCCGCTTCGTCAAATTCACTCAAAATCTGACCTCCATACCATCGAATGCTATTTTCCAACCCGCAGCGACGACGACTGCGTGTTCCGCCGACGCGGCGTCTAGAATGGGATTGGTGTTGTTGATGTGAACATAAATCCTGTTGCTGATGCCAAGATCCATCAACGCCGCCAGCGAGCCATCTTCCCCCGAAATGGATATGTGCCCCATCCGGGCACCAGTCTTTGTGCCGATGCCTGCGGTGATCATCTCATCGTCGGTATAAAGGGTACCGTCAAAGAGCAGGCAATCCGCCCGTTCCAGCTTTGACTTGAGCGCTGTATCAATGCGCGCGCAGCCAGGAATATAGAATGCAGACCGTACATCGCCTTTTGAGGAAAGGCGGAGCCCTATTGTATCGCCATCCTGAGTACCAAAGCCTTCTGCCGCCTTGGTCTGATCTTCAAGGAACAGTGCCACCTTGCCGGGCACCGTAAAAGTATCGACGGCGATGCCTGTGGATTTTCCCGTTGCATCGAGAATATCCGTTTGCGCACCAATCTTCAGTTCGCGGCGATCAACGATTGACCGGTCAAGAACGTTGAAGATGGAATTACCTTCAAGCACCTCAAGAACACGCCCTGTTGCATAGAGTGCGAATGGTTCACGTTCGCGCAAACTAAGCAGCCCGGCAATGTGGTCAACATCAGCATTGGTCAGAACCACCGCTCGTATCGGTGTTGCGCGAAAAGGTCCGTTTTCCGGCGGTTGAAGTTCAGGTGTCGCCGCGATCTGCTGGCGTATATCGGGTGAGGCATTAAACAGCACCCAGTCTACGTTGTTCACACTGGCAGCAAGACTGGACTGGGTTCGGGGACGAAAATTTGTTCCACCATTCCACGCACCGCGGCTTAATCGATAATTGCAATTCCATTGGGGGAACCCGCCTCCGGCCGCGGAGCCGATTATTTTCAATCGCATGGCAGGCAAATCCCCAAACAGCCGGAAATCACTTTCCAGAATAATGCATGAAATCAGGAACTCGCCCTGCGCGATTCATCACGCAGGGCGAAGATTGGAGATTACTTCTTGGTCTTCAGTTCAGCGGGCATGTAACGTGTAAGTTCCATACCAGCTGCAACCTGACACATGGTCGGTTTTGTCCAAGTTTTCTTCATGCTCGTCTCCTTTTATTCGAAGACCACCAAGGTGATCCTCCGCCGCCATCGTACGCCATCATGGCGCAAGATTGAAATTAATGGGGTTCATTTTTTTGTGTAACCTGCCCTGCCGCAATCCAGCCATCAGTGCCAAGCGGATACCAAAACACGGACTGGTATCCCCATTCGACTGCCCTTTTGGCGGCATTCCACGACATCCAGCAGTTCTCCATACAGTAAAAAAGCACCCTTCTTTTCTTGTCCTGACCGAGACGCGACTCCAGCCCCTTGCGGAAATAGTTTTCGGTCTCCTTGTTCAAAATTCCGTAGCCGACATTCGCCAGCCAGATGCTCCCTGGAATATCTTCCCGAACCTTGTCTTTCCACACAGTCCCGGCCGGAAGGTTCGCCGGTTTAGGATCATGCGGCAGAACATCGATAAAAACTGTCGATTTGTCTTTCCATAGAGCAATTACCTCATCCGTCGTTACGACCGTCGCTCCCTTTAACGTCACCGGCACCGGTGCGCGGTAGACCTCAGTCCTATACTCTTCTGGCTCTGGTGCATTCTGTTCTGCACCAGCTCGACCGGCAGCTACATTGATCAAAATGATCGCCGCGGCGAAACAGTTCCATATCGCTTTGCCCAACGGGCTATTGCGTGATCGGCTTGTCATTTTCGTCCATCAATGGAACATGGTATTCAAGTAATATCCGATTGATCTCAGGTTGGTTCTCCTTGATGACCTTGTTTAATGTGCGCTTCCATTCCTGATCGGACGGGCGCACACCCATCGTGATCCGGTACGCCATATGCCCGGACTTTTCTTTTGCCAGCGAGACCACCGCCAGATCTGGATTGATCTCGTTCGCATAATAGCCCGCCATCGGTCCCCAAA
This sequence is a window from Phyllobacterium sp. T1293. Protein-coding genes within it:
- a CDS encoding amino acid kinase family protein; translated protein: MTPLVVKLGGSTAGHGEMHRWINVLASATFPLIIVPGGGPFADQIRASQGRLGYSDEAAHAMAILAMDQFGIAIADHHECLQIVRSIAEISNALDAGSVPVWLPSSMTIGAPDIPMSWDITSDSLSAWLAKQLQSQAVLLIKQTDEYQFYSSVTELVDAGIVDRMLPDMLANDTSLHMVGPAILNLLDLPLAAVPGRVMTGARHFEAMGGQ
- a CDS encoding YVTN family beta-propeller repeat protein encodes the protein MRHHMCLLAATVALPFLAQPSWANMVYVSNEKGNSVTVVDSKTMEVVKTIDVGQRPRGITISPDGKIVYVCASDDDTVQMIDTSTGEIIGSLPSGPDPELFTLSPDGKTLYIANEDDNLVTVIDVESKGVIAEIPVGVEPEGMGVSPDGKTIVNTSETTNMAHFIDTSTHEITDNVLVDSRPRYAQFKPDGSEVWVSAEIGGTVSVIDNKTRTVTHKITFEIQGLRSEQIQPVGIRISADGKKAYIALGPANRVAVVNTETYKVEKYVLVGQRVWQLAFMPDGKSIISTNGLSNDITFIDTETDEPIKSVTVGQLPWGVAVSPN
- a CDS encoding flavoprotein, which gives rise to MTRLHTPRWAWALTGSGHFFVESFELIRTLEHCDVFVSKAANEVLRMYGLKLDFAETTRVLHDKTASSVPVGGFYNGVYHTAVIAPATSNTVAKCVVGISDSLPTNVYAQAGKCLVPSIVFACDTAPELETMAPGGMVKVYPRPIDLANTARLKTYERTEVVESLAELKAAIARRSNEVARYD
- a CDS encoding ABC transporter substrate-binding protein — translated: MKSTVPNTLTFLFGFFLLFVNVSELSAQQSKTNQTAKPIVDIRIGYLRAYEPQLALSVLDIPPRDEGVAGANVAINDNNTTGKFLGQQFTLDITETKFDADLTSAFKEMVARGDRFILTDVSAKQLLAIADLAKDAGVLLFNVGSTDDVLREEECRSNIFHTAPTRSMLADGLAQYLVWKQWRKWVLLYGSHDNDKLYADAIRRAATRFGATIVEERLYEDNGTARRTDSGVVLVQQQMPVFTQNLPEHDVVIVADESEVFGSYVPYRTWTPRPVAGTAGLVASSWHPASEQWGGVQIQNRFAKTTGRRMLSKDMQAWTAVRILGEAVTRAKSAETKQVEDYIKSDEFSIAAFKGQKLSFRNWNWQLRQPILIGDGHSVVSTSPQTGFLHQFSELDTLGVDRPETKCKLK
- a CDS encoding ATP-binding cassette domain-containing protein, whose amino-acid sequence is MGPNAGLKTVHDRSLPDANVPALELTSVSYSYGRRQALDNISFSIAPGRFAVLLGLNGAGKTTLFSLISHLFATRNGHIHVFGNDIDRKSGEALRRLGIVFQARTLDLDLSVHQNLAYHASLHGIGSREANTRIHDLMQSIDMSDRLHEKARSLSGGQIRRVEIVRALLHQPSLLLLDEATVGLDIKSRATILGDIRTLVEQKGISVLWATHLIDEVNHADQVIVINQGKLVANGTTHDVVKDAGADTINEAFSRLTGIVSLNVGGHL
- a CDS encoding pyrroloquinoline quinone precursor peptide PqqA → MKKTWTKPTMCQVAAGMELTRYMPAELKTKK
- the pqqD gene encoding pyrroloquinoline quinone biosynthesis peptide chaperone PqqD gives rise to the protein MIETTRSRAIVSMQSRPMLRPHVRLQYDGVREDWALLSPEKVFWPNEVSLDILRLCDGRLTVAQLITSLADQYAADREEIAPDVSAFLQEWSDKFLVTL
- a CDS encoding PQQ-dependent catabolism-associated CXXCW motif protein, whose translation is MTSRSRNSPLGKAIWNCFAAAIILINVAAGRAGAEQNAPEPEEYRTEVYRAPVPVTLKGATVVTTDEVIALWKDKSTVFIDVLPHDPKPANLPAGTVWKDKVREDIPGSIWLANVGYGILNKETENYFRKGLESRLGQDKKRRVLFYCMENCWMSWNAAKRAVEWGYQSVFWYPLGTDGWIAAGQVTQKNEPH
- the pqqC gene encoding pyrroloquinoline-quinone synthase PqqC → MSEFDEAARNGLSPAQLEEVLRAVGAARYHNRHPLHHQMTSGALTKGQMQAWALNRYSYQSVIPRKDAAIIMRSENPEFRAEWRKRIEDHDGDDGWNGGIARWLKLATGLGLDADMVKSEKLVLPATRFAVGAYLTYCTNRTLLEAVASSLTELFSPVIISERVPAMLAKYEYVTKDILAYFDKRPALASRDSDFALAYVMKHANNAEKQQAVINSLVFKCDVLWAMLDALAHAYGEKGNIPPGAFVPEPA
- the pqqE gene encoding pyrroloquinoline quinone biosynthesis protein PqqE translates to MTDPVLPPIGMLAELTHRCPLQCAYCSNPVELLKANREMDTAAWIALFEQAADLGVLQVHLSGGEPTLRTDLSELVASLAGRGVYTNLITAGVGIAEGRIEALADAGLDHIQLSFQGAVAATTEKIGHARGAHEKKLETARRVRAAGLPLTINAPIHRHNMEEVPDFIELALSLGAERLEIANVQYAGWALLNRKALMPERDAVERQVQIVGEAQERLRGIMTIDFVTPDYFAIYPKPCMGGWARDAFMVAPDGTVLPCHAAATIKSLHFERFGDWNLSRIWHESSAFNAFRGTDWMREPCRSCDRQEIDWGGCRCQAMAIAGDAAATDPACIKSPLHERMAALIGEAIETATSDAFIYRRIGKEVETSV
- the pqqB gene encoding pyrroloquinoline quinone biosynthesis protein PqqB, producing the protein MRLKIIGSAAGGGFPQWNCNYRLSRGAWNGGTNFRPRTQSSLAASVNNVDWVLFNASPDIRQQIAATPELQPPENGPFRATPIRAVVLTNADVDHIAGLLSLREREPFALYATGRVLEVLEGNSIFNVLDRSIVDRRELKIGAQTDILDATGKSTGIAVDTFTVPGKVALFLEDQTKAAEGFGTQDGDTIGLRLSSKGDVRSAFYIPGCARIDTALKSKLERADCLLFDGTLYTDDEMITAGIGTKTGARMGHISISGEDGSLAALMDLGISNRIYVHINNTNPILDAASAEHAVVVAAGWKIAFDGMEVRF
- a CDS encoding ABC transporter permease — translated: MQYLVCLKGILIREGLRYLHQRERFISSLVRPLLWLFIFAAGFRQVLGVSIIPPYQTYVLYEVYITPGLCGMILLFSGMQSSLSMVYDREMGNMRTLLVSPFPRWFLLISKLLAGVAVSIVQVYAFLFIAWFWGVKAPPAGYLLTLPALFLAGMMLGALGMLLSSMIKQLENFAGIMNFVIFPMYFASSALYPLWRVQEASPLLYKICLLNPFTYAVELVRFAFYGKIEWMSFIVVCGFTLVFITGAIIAYDPSRGLVIKKQEGGNN
- a CDS encoding (5-formylfuran-3-yl)methyl phosphate synthase → MTKMLASVQNREEAEIVFQNGADIIDMKDPDNGALGAVDLSKILKVKGFIAGRRPISAACGDLPMHPETIRRRVEEFASAGLDYIKIGLFPSEQLDVCIEALRPLASHNKLIAVIFADNWKSYSETLFERLSVWGFFGLMIDTADKSKGRLLNHMSPDQIGKFIGSGQSHGLMVGVAGSLEAPDVSRLLTYDPDFMGFRGALCVDLNRRSSIDAQATAKIRGLIPEVLEEGGPASVDYKLLAARGYFPEPEEAGLGTDKIFVRDFVLPVYIGAYSFEHGKTQKVRFDVVAEVLRVTRNPEDMRHVVSYDLIMDGIRAIVAEGHVELAETLAEQVAAFVLKNPRVVRVFVRAEKLEIGPGGVGVEIERTREVKNSAKLRFTQVHGGRKSS